The Deinococcus carri genome contains a region encoding:
- the rpe gene encoding ribulose-phosphate 3-epimerase codes for MTSDPAAPAASPARRVKLAPSLLSCDFTQLGAELERIADADYVHVDVMDGLFVPNISFGMPILAAARRASPLFMDVHLMIERPERYLREFAEAGADGMTVHVEATPHIHRAVGMIHELGKRAGVSLNPGTPLEAVRPVLGDVDLVLVMSVNPGFGGQKFIPQGVERVRTLRRWLDELGSEAELEVDGGVTPANARLLADAGATVLVAGSSVFGPDGPHAGLRRLREALA; via the coding sequence GTGACCTCCGACCCAGCCGCCCCCGCTGCCTCCCCGGCAAGGCGTGTGAAGCTCGCCCCCAGCCTCCTCTCCTGCGATTTCACCCAGTTGGGGGCGGAGCTGGAGCGGATTGCCGATGCCGATTATGTCCATGTCGACGTGATGGACGGCCTCTTCGTGCCCAACATCTCCTTCGGGATGCCGATTCTGGCCGCCGCCCGCCGCGCCAGCCCCCTCTTCATGGACGTTCACCTGATGATTGAACGGCCCGAACGCTACCTGCGCGAGTTCGCGGAGGCGGGGGCGGACGGCATGACGGTGCATGTGGAGGCCACGCCGCACATTCACCGCGCGGTCGGCATGATTCACGAACTGGGCAAGCGGGCGGGCGTGTCCCTCAACCCCGGCACGCCGCTGGAGGCGGTGCGGCCCGTGCTGGGCGACGTGGACCTCGTGCTGGTGATGAGCGTGAACCCCGGTTTCGGCGGCCAGAAGTTCATTCCCCAGGGTGTGGAGCGCGTCCGCACCCTGCGCCGCTGGCTGGACGAGCTGGGGAGTGAGGCCGAGCTGGAGGTGGACGGCGGCGTGACGCCCGCCAATGCCCGCCTGCTGGCGGATGCGGGGGCGACGGTGCTGGTGGCGGGCAGCAGTGTCTTCGGGCCGGACGGTCCCCACGCCGGGCTGAGGCGGTTGCGGGAGGCGCTGGCTTGA
- a CDS encoding 2-phosphosulfolactate phosphatase — protein sequence MRLRVDLLPHGNYPDVVLVIDVLRATTTAVAYLERGAEALLLTATPEVALGLRGEAPEGGLLLGGERGGLPIPGFDFGNSPVEAAAQNFTGRVVVMNTTNGTGAAHTAAQTGKHVLLAALTNAHAAARRARALATEEIAIVCAGTDAHVGLEDVYAAGVLAEYLLAMGEFSIDDGTRIALTVRRNAGNPIEALGSSGHGQHLVSLGLGDDVRYAAQVSTSTLVPILDAAQETPEALRFVAV from the coding sequence TTGAGATTGCGTGTGGACCTCCTCCCGCACGGCAACTACCCCGACGTGGTGCTGGTCATCGACGTGCTGCGCGCCACCACCACCGCCGTCGCGTACCTCGAACGGGGCGCGGAGGCCCTCCTGCTCACCGCCACGCCGGAAGTCGCGCTGGGGCTGCGCGGCGAGGCCCCGGAGGGGGGGCTGTTGCTGGGTGGGGAACGCGGCGGGCTGCCCATTCCCGGCTTCGACTTCGGCAACAGCCCGGTGGAGGCCGCCGCGCAGAACTTCACGGGCCGGGTGGTGGTGATGAACACCACCAACGGCACCGGGGCCGCCCACACCGCCGCGCAGACCGGCAAGCACGTCCTGCTCGCCGCCCTCACCAACGCCCACGCCGCCGCCCGCCGTGCCCGCGCCCTGGCGACCGAGGAAATCGCCATCGTCTGCGCCGGAACCGACGCACATGTCGGCCTGGAGGACGTGTACGCCGCCGGGGTGCTGGCCGAGTACCTGCTGGCGATGGGCGAGTTTTCCATCGACGACGGCACCCGCATCGCCCTCACCGTGCGCCGCAACGCGGGCAACCCCATCGAGGCCCTGGGCAGCAGCGGCCACGGCCAGCACCTCGTCAGCCTGGGCCTGGGCGATGACGTGCGCTACGCCGCGCAGGTGAGTACCAGCACGCTGGTGCCTATTCTCGACGCCGCACAGGAGACACCGGAGGCGCTGCGGTTCGTGGCGGTATGA
- a CDS encoding VOC family protein, translated as MLRIGSIVWGVQDLPRAITFWTQALNYRLRDEPDDDWAVLVPREGHGVQLALKLVTSQKAKRHHLDLYAGDREAEVERLLALGAERVDWQYEPGADYVVLADPDGNRFCVIGKGE; from the coding sequence ATGTTGCGAATCGGTTCCATCGTGTGGGGCGTGCAGGACCTTCCCCGGGCCATCACGTTCTGGACCCAGGCGCTGAACTACCGGCTGCGCGACGAGCCGGACGACGACTGGGCCGTGCTGGTTCCGCGTGAAGGCCACGGTGTGCAACTGGCGCTGAAGCTCGTCACCTCCCAGAAGGCGAAGCGGCATCACCTCGACCTGTACGCCGGGGACCGGGAGGCGGAAGTGGAGCGGCTGCTGGCCCTGGGAGCCGAGCGTGTGGACTGGCAGTATGAGCCGGGCGCGGACTATGTGGTCCTGGCTGACCCGGACGGCAACCGCTTCTGCGTGATTGGGAAGGGCGAGTAG
- the nspC gene encoding carboxynorspermidine decarboxylase codes for MTVSDLHLPAVTPTDSIDWKAIPSPAFVLDESRLRRNLALISHVQRESGAQIIVAFKGFAMWSVFGLLRGYGITGATASSLNEAILAKEEMRGEVHVYAPAYSEEDFPRILELADHLVFNSFAQWERFRPQVEAARAVGKELHVGLRVNPEYAEVETDLYNPAGPFSRLGVTRREFREDMLDGIDGLHFHTLCEKDSDTLERTLEVVERNFGEFLPRMKWVNFGGGHLMTRQGYDIELLIRVVRQFREKWGVHVILEPGSAFGWQTGWLVSSVLDIVHNVKDIAVLDISVSAHMPDVLEMPYRPRILGARDPGEGQETHREAHDHAPGDFPYIIGGTTCLAGDVVGEYVFDHPLNLGDRVVFDDMIHYTMVKTTFFNGVKHPDIGILHLDGTYERVKVFGYEEFKAKLS; via the coding sequence ATGACCGTCTCTGACCTGCACCTCCCCGCCGTGACCCCCACGGACTCGATTGACTGGAAGGCCATCCCCAGCCCCGCCTTTGTCCTCGACGAGTCGCGTCTGCGCCGTAACCTCGCCCTGATTTCCCACGTGCAGCGCGAGAGCGGCGCGCAGATTATCGTGGCCTTCAAAGGCTTTGCGATGTGGAGCGTCTTTGGGCTGCTGCGCGGGTACGGCATCACCGGGGCGACCGCCAGCAGCCTGAACGAGGCGATTCTGGCGAAGGAGGAGATGCGCGGCGAGGTCCACGTCTACGCGCCCGCCTACAGCGAGGAGGACTTCCCGCGCATCCTCGAACTGGCCGACCATCTGGTGTTCAATTCCTTCGCGCAGTGGGAACGCTTCCGGCCGCAGGTGGAGGCCGCCCGCGCCGTCGGGAAGGAACTGCACGTCGGCCTCCGCGTCAACCCCGAATACGCCGAGGTCGAGACGGACCTCTACAACCCTGCCGGGCCGTTCTCGCGCCTGGGCGTGACGCGCCGCGAGTTCCGCGAGGACATGCTGGACGGCATCGACGGCCTGCACTTCCACACCCTCTGCGAAAAGGACAGCGACACGCTGGAGCGCACGCTGGAAGTCGTCGAACGCAACTTCGGGGAGTTCCTGCCCCGCATGAAGTGGGTCAATTTCGGCGGCGGCCACCTGATGACCCGCCAGGGCTACGACATCGAACTCCTGATTCGGGTGGTGCGTCAGTTCCGCGAGAAGTGGGGCGTCCACGTGATTCTGGAACCCGGCAGCGCCTTCGGCTGGCAGACCGGCTGGCTGGTGAGCAGCGTGCTGGACATCGTTCACAACGTCAAGGACATCGCCGTCCTCGACATCTCCGTCAGCGCCCACATGCCCGACGTGCTGGAGATGCCCTACCGTCCCCGCATCCTGGGTGCACGTGACCCTGGGGAGGGCCAGGAGACCCACCGCGAGGCCCACGACCACGCCCCCGGCGACTTCCCCTACATCATCGGTGGCACGACCTGCCTCGCCGGGGACGTGGTGGGCGAGTACGTGTTCGACCACCCGCTGAACCTCGGGGACCGGGTGGTCTTCGACGACATGATTCACTACACGATGGTCAAGACGACCTTTTTCAACGGCGTGAAGCACCCCGACATCGGCATCCTGCACCTTGACGGTACGTATGAGCGCGTGAAGGTGTTCGGGTACGAGGAGTTCAAGGCGAAGCTGAGTTGA
- a CDS encoding DUF4384 domain-containing protein, producing MQTNLKGILTMTALLGLSAAGTAGAGSAKITAQSIIVNPVETKMDVQVWVNKDASGRGNPVYRKGENISIGLKTNQDAYVYLFNVNANGVIDLFFPNNYEESNFVQAGVTRVFPADGAKYTLTVGGPNGQDKLLALASTKPLNIDDIARFAGDQGFAEVKVKGQENLARALSIVVNPLPADAWVTDMATFRVGQGGNGGNQDSASGTVTVTPGQPTPPAPQPQPTPAQPAPTQPVTRIQPGEKQSGDFDQAMVQAYDRLKGPESLGEAISYASAWGDGLWQKFRGVAAYGDAVLLHANGSSRAYAVHGRLLERYLALARAENGATRPPSRLGWAAGDEKVIPRNSFGTSGLYGFFQNGALYGTEKYGTFWLTGQVLKTYQGLGGSGSFLGFPTRDQYLLNGAWAADFEGGTLRTVNGVVKVYRK from the coding sequence ATGCAGACCAACCTGAAAGGCATACTGACCATGACGGCCCTGCTGGGCCTGAGCGCCGCGGGCACGGCGGGCGCGGGTTCGGCCAAGATTACCGCCCAGAGCATCATCGTCAACCCGGTCGAGACGAAGATGGACGTGCAGGTCTGGGTGAACAAGGACGCCAGCGGGCGCGGCAACCCGGTCTACCGCAAGGGCGAGAACATCAGTATCGGCCTGAAGACGAACCAGGACGCCTACGTGTACCTGTTCAACGTGAATGCGAACGGCGTCATCGACCTCTTCTTCCCCAACAACTACGAGGAGAGCAACTTCGTGCAGGCGGGGGTGACGCGGGTCTTCCCGGCGGACGGTGCGAAGTACACCCTGACTGTCGGCGGCCCGAACGGGCAAGACAAGCTGCTCGCCCTCGCCAGCACCAAACCGCTGAACATCGACGACATCGCGCGCTTTGCCGGGGACCAGGGCTTCGCGGAGGTGAAGGTGAAGGGGCAGGAGAACCTGGCCCGCGCCCTGAGCATCGTGGTGAACCCCCTCCCCGCCGACGCTTGGGTGACGGACATGGCGACTTTCCGCGTGGGCCAGGGGGGCAATGGCGGTAACCAGGACAGCGCGAGCGGCACCGTGACCGTGACGCCGGGGCAGCCCACCCCGCCCGCACCCCAGCCGCAGCCCACCCCCGCCCAGCCCGCGCCGACCCAACCTGTCACGCGCATTCAGCCCGGCGAGAAACAGAGCGGCGACTTCGACCAGGCGATGGTGCAGGCCTACGACCGCCTCAAGGGGCCGGAGTCCCTGGGCGAGGCCATCAGCTACGCGAGCGCCTGGGGCGACGGCCTGTGGCAAAAGTTCCGGGGCGTGGCGGCCTACGGGGACGCCGTGCTGCTCCACGCCAACGGCAGCAGCCGCGCCTACGCCGTCCACGGCCGCCTGCTGGAGCGTTACCTTGCCCTGGCGCGGGCCGAGAACGGCGCGACCCGTCCGCCCTCCCGCCTGGGCTGGGCCGCAGGCGACGAGAAGGTCATTCCCCGCAACAGCTTCGGCACCAGCGGCCTCTACGGCTTCTTCCAGAACGGGGCGCTGTACGGGACCGAGAAATACGGCACCTTCTGGCTCACCGGGCAGGTGCTCAAGACCTACCAGGGCCTGGGCGGCAGCGGCTCCTTCCTGGGCTTCCCCACCCGCGACCAGTACCTGCTGAACGGGGCCTGGGCCGCCGACTTCGAGGGCGGGACCCTGCGGACCGTCAACGGCGTGGTCAAGGTGTACCGCAAGTAA
- a CDS encoding alpha/beta hydrolase has protein sequence MRTLLALTAALTLTPALAASREVTLDVPGARLAATLQMPDGPQHVRPPVVLIVAGSGPTNRNGDNPLSGPGGTYRKLAQNLAARGIASLRYDKRGIGASTLADPREEAQTFDDLVNDARAWLAWLGQQPDLGPVGVVGHSEGGLIALAALQQATPARALVLLAAPGEDIGTTIRRQLAQNPANPPALVQEGNTILDALARGETVTNVSPVLAPLFRPSVQPYLRSSLKYDPQRLIAAVNVPTLIVQGDRDLQVRPEDARLLAAAQPAARTFLAPGVNHVLVPAPLDPVGNLSTYANAQLPLERGLLTAVVDFLRSELR, from the coding sequence ATGCGAACCCTGCTGGCCCTGACCGCTGCCCTGACCCTCACGCCCGCGCTGGCGGCCAGCCGGGAGGTGACACTGGACGTGCCCGGCGCGCGCCTCGCCGCCACCCTCCAGATGCCGGACGGCCCGCAGCACGTCCGCCCGCCCGTGGTCCTCATCGTCGCGGGGAGTGGTCCCACCAACCGCAACGGGGACAATCCCCTGAGCGGGCCGGGAGGTACCTACCGCAAGCTGGCCCAGAATCTGGCCGCCCGCGGCATCGCCTCCCTGCGCTACGACAAGCGTGGCATCGGCGCGAGTACGCTGGCCGACCCGCGCGAGGAGGCGCAGACCTTCGACGACCTCGTGAACGATGCCCGCGCGTGGCTGGCCTGGCTGGGGCAGCAGCCGGACCTCGGTCCCGTGGGCGTGGTGGGCCACAGCGAGGGCGGGCTGATTGCCCTGGCCGCGCTCCAGCAGGCCACTCCCGCCCGTGCCCTGGTGCTGCTGGCGGCCCCCGGCGAGGACATTGGCACCACCATCCGCCGCCAGCTCGCGCAGAATCCGGCCAACCCGCCCGCGCTGGTGCAGGAGGGGAACACGATTCTGGACGCCCTGGCGCGTGGGGAGACGGTCACGAACGTCTCGCCGGTCCTCGCGCCCCTCTTCCGGCCCAGTGTGCAGCCTTACCTCCGCAGCAGCCTGAAGTACGACCCGCAGCGGCTGATTGCCGCCGTGAACGTGCCCACCCTGATCGTGCAGGGGGACCGCGACCTGCAAGTACGCCCCGAGGACGCCCGCCTGCTGGCCGCCGCGCAGCCCGCCGCCCGCACGTTCCTCGCCCCCGGCGTGAACCATGTTCTCGTGCCCGCGCCGCTGGACCCGGTGGGGAATCTCTCCACCTACGCGAATGCCCAGCTTCCCCTGGAGCGGGGCCTGCTCACGGCGGTCGTGGACTTCCTGAGGTCGGAGCTGCGCTGA
- a CDS encoding DUF554 family protein, producing MSLLAQLSGTLINVATVLLGTLLGLTLGARLPERTQRTLLQTLSLVTLFIALDMAGNLNRVSGGTIPGVILALVALALGAVVGEALGIEEGLGRLGETLRRRFRGGGRFTEGFVAASLLFCIGPMTIVGGLQNGLTGDSSTYVLKSTLDGIAALALAGAYGIGVGFSALTVLVLQGGVSLAAGAFAAGLLGGADPGVLKTNPYVLLVTGIGGLMIVGIAWNLMLGGLGWEDRRVRVGSLLPALLLGPLALWVAGRL from the coding sequence ATGAGCCTGCTCGCGCAACTGTCCGGCACCCTGATCAATGTCGCCACCGTCCTGCTGGGGACACTGCTGGGCCTCACGCTGGGCGCGCGGTTGCCGGAGCGCACCCAGCGCACGCTGCTGCAAACGCTCTCGCTGGTCACGCTGTTTATCGCGCTGGATATGGCGGGGAACCTGAACCGCGTGTCGGGCGGGACGATTCCCGGCGTGATCCTGGCGCTGGTGGCGCTGGCCCTGGGTGCGGTGGTCGGGGAGGCGCTGGGGATCGAGGAAGGGCTGGGCCGCCTGGGCGAGACGCTGCGGCGACGCTTCCGGGGCGGGGGCCGCTTCACGGAGGGCTTCGTCGCGGCCAGCCTGCTCTTCTGCATCGGCCCGATGACGATTGTGGGCGGGCTGCAAAACGGGCTGACCGGGGATTCCTCCACCTACGTCCTGAAAAGCACCCTGGACGGCATCGCGGCGCTGGCGCTGGCCGGGGCCTACGGCATCGGCGTGGGCTTCAGTGCGCTGACGGTACTGGTGCTGCAAGGAGGTGTCAGCCTGGCGGCGGGCGCGTTCGCGGCGGGGCTGCTGGGCGGGGCCGATCCGGGCGTGCTGAAGACCAACCCCTACGTTCTGCTGGTCACGGGCATCGGCGGCCTGATGATTGTGGGCATCGCGTGGAACCTGATGCTGGGCGGCCTGGGCTGGGAAGACCGCCGGGTGCGTGTCGGCAGCCTGCTGCCCGCGCTGCTGCTGGGGCCGCTGGCGCTGTGGGTGGCGGGGAGGCTGTAG
- a CDS encoding leishmanolysin-related zinc metalloendopeptidase — MTRFTLTAATLALTALLASCGTNSSAPANAAAPEQPSATAPTSGIASLPVDPYAKASGLQEQATETYNITLKFASGSSTSVVNAMNAAASRWQKVITQGLPSVTVNIPAGACGSNAAYSGTIDDILVFTGNTDIDGPGGILAQSGPCSVRSASGLTTYSTLVFDTADLSQFSSQLADIAVHELGHSLGIGSLWSQFGLVSGVGTTNPIYKGTNGVREYRAAGGTLSTVPVENQGGQGTAGAHWRETTFKTELMTGYLNSGVFNPLSRMSVGSLQDMGYAVNYTAADAYTVPSTSSLAVGEGLDLGTHEQIITPKYRTE; from the coding sequence ATGACCCGATTCACCCTGACCGCCGCCACCCTCGCCCTGACCGCCCTGCTGGCGTCCTGCGGCACCAACAGCAGCGCGCCCGCCAACGCGGCAGCCCCCGAGCAGCCCAGCGCAACAGCGCCCACGTCCGGTATCGCCTCGCTGCCGGTGGACCCCTACGCCAAGGCCAGCGGGCTTCAGGAGCAGGCCACGGAAACCTACAACATCACCCTCAAGTTCGCGTCCGGCAGCTCGACCAGCGTGGTCAACGCCATGAACGCCGCCGCGAGCCGCTGGCAGAAGGTGATCACCCAGGGCCTGCCCAGCGTCACCGTGAACATTCCCGCCGGGGCCTGCGGCAGCAACGCGGCCTACAGCGGCACCATCGACGACATCCTGGTGTTTACCGGGAACACCGACATCGACGGCCCCGGCGGCATCCTGGCCCAGAGCGGACCTTGCAGCGTCCGCAGCGCCAGCGGCCTGACCACCTACTCGACCCTGGTGTTCGACACCGCCGACCTCTCGCAGTTCAGCAGCCAGCTGGCCGACATCGCCGTGCACGAGCTGGGACACTCGCTGGGCATCGGGTCGCTGTGGTCGCAGTTCGGCCTGGTCAGCGGCGTGGGCACCACCAACCCGATCTACAAGGGCACCAACGGCGTGCGCGAGTACCGCGCGGCGGGCGGCACGCTCTCCACGGTGCCGGTCGAGAACCAGGGCGGCCAGGGCACGGCGGGTGCCCACTGGCGCGAGACCACCTTCAAGACCGAGCTGATGACCGGCTACCTCAACAGCGGCGTGTTCAACCCCCTGTCGCGTATGAGCGTCGGTTCCCTCCAGGACATGGGCTACGCGGTGAACTACACTGCCGCCGACGCCTACACGGTGCCCAGCACGTCCTCGCTGGCCGTCGGCGAGGGGCTGGACCTGGGCACCCACGAGCAGATCATCACGCCCAAGTACCGCACCGAATAA
- a CDS encoding helix-turn-helix domain-containing protein: protein MTLTEQFQTLPKLLKVREVADFTGTHERTVRRWIRDGRLAAVEHPSGLRVPRRSLWRFLGLDFGLSA from the coding sequence TTGACGCTCACCGAACAGTTCCAGACGCTCCCGAAGCTCCTGAAAGTCCGCGAGGTGGCGGACTTCACCGGCACCCACGAACGCACCGTCCGCCGCTGGATCCGCGACGGCCGCCTGGCTGCCGTCGAACATCCCAGCGGGCTGCGGGTGCCCCGGCGCTCGCTGTGGCGCTTCCTGGGTCTGGATTTTGGCCTGAGCGCCTGA
- a CDS encoding phosphotransferase enzyme family protein gives MTPEELMGVWDVGGVQTMHPLGGGSINGAFRVMTDTGPLHLRVYRSPDRERAEREHAAIAVAARAGLPTPVPLAARGGGTVAQMGTHLAALFPVAAGAPVPRAALTPAHAQALGSFLADVHDRLPTRVPFGVPPLRAAGLEHTRERLEQIQAILLALPQPDEVDGWALERTRQRLAHLRASALPDPLPAFPPRFLHGDYHDGNVFFGAGWPAALIDWEQTRLAPRAWEVVRCLHLSLRLDAALSGAFLGGYRQRLPLPEDELADGAALYATLQERNVWTYESVYREGNPGPRRFRAFVRITPLEEKRLQRLHSPKRSPYFTRFARSKRRSLFDKCSIAPPPYVPFQVAWAASGLR, from the coding sequence ATGACCCCCGAAGAACTCATGGGAGTCTGGGACGTGGGAGGGGTCCAGACGATGCACCCCCTGGGCGGCGGGAGCATCAACGGGGCCTTCCGGGTCATGACGGACACAGGGCCGCTTCATCTGCGGGTGTACCGCAGCCCCGACCGGGAACGGGCCGAGCGCGAACACGCGGCCATCGCGGTCGCGGCGCGGGCGGGCCTGCCGACGCCCGTTCCCCTCGCCGCCCGTGGGGGCGGGACAGTGGCACAGATGGGAACGCATCTGGCCGCCCTGTTTCCGGTCGCCGCGGGTGCGCCTGTGCCGCGCGCTGCCCTGACCCCCGCGCACGCGCAGGCCCTCGGCTCCTTCCTGGCCGACGTGCATGATCGCCTGCCCACCCGCGTGCCGTTCGGGGTGCCGCCGCTGCGTGCGGCTGGCCTGGAACACACGCGGGAACGGCTGGAGCAGATTCAGGCCATCCTCCTGGCCCTCCCACAGCCGGACGAGGTGGACGGCTGGGCGCTGGAACGGACCCGGCAGCGGCTGGCGCACCTGCGGGCCTCGGCCCTGCCGGACCCCCTCCCCGCCTTCCCGCCGCGCTTCCTGCACGGGGATTACCACGACGGAAACGTGTTCTTCGGGGCCGGGTGGCCCGCAGCCCTGATCGACTGGGAACAGACCCGCCTAGCCCCCCGCGCCTGGGAGGTCGTGCGCTGCCTGCACCTCAGCCTGAGGCTGGACGCGGCCCTGTCCGGCGCGTTTCTGGGGGGCTACCGGCAACGCCTTCCCCTGCCGGAAGACGAACTGGCGGACGGCGCGGCCCTCTACGCCACCTTGCAGGAACGCAACGTCTGGACCTACGAGAGCGTGTACAGGGAGGGCAACCCCGGCCCACGCCGCTTTAGAGCATTTGTCCGAATTACGCCGTTGGAGGAAAAACGCCTCCAACGGCTCCATTCTCCCAAACGCTCTCCTTATTTCACTCGCTTCGCTCGGTCAAAAAGAAGGTCTCTTTTTGACAAATGCTCTATCGCCCCGCCACCCTACGTGCCGTTCCAGGTGGCCTGGGCGGCCAGCGGCCTACGTTGA
- a CDS encoding ion channel, with the protein MLRSLLWVPGAFLIVTVLFDLLASSMQTGEGHLSRLIHRPLYAVMQGAARLLGRRILAWNGIVMVVSTLLAWVLLSWLGWALVFWGGPGSLVGASTGTPADLWDVLYFVGYTMSTLGLGDLKPVYTGWRLLTDLTALDGFVLITFAISFIVPVAQTQAGQRGLALRIHRLGGSAQGLVVTAWHDHVNGTQGLVDDLAASLNALDAQLKNTPGLYRFHERQPEESIDLALPALDEALSLIEYALDAPPPKGLRAVRASLSSLLSTYCRVHLRVPAQAPPLPDLAPLRAAGLPLRPDAEVQAAFATLEARRRTLRSMAERAGFAWSDVEA; encoded by the coding sequence ATGCTGCGTTCCCTGCTGTGGGTGCCCGGAGCGTTCCTGATTGTCACCGTGCTGTTCGACCTGCTCGCCAGCAGTATGCAGACCGGTGAGGGGCACCTCTCGCGCCTGATTCACCGCCCCCTGTATGCCGTAATGCAGGGCGCGGCCCGGCTGCTGGGACGGCGCATCCTGGCCTGGAACGGCATCGTGATGGTGGTCAGCACGCTGCTGGCCTGGGTCCTGCTGTCGTGGCTGGGCTGGGCGCTGGTGTTCTGGGGGGGGCCGGGGTCCCTCGTCGGGGCCTCGACCGGCACGCCCGCCGACCTGTGGGACGTGCTGTATTTCGTGGGCTACACCATGTCCACCCTGGGTCTGGGCGACCTGAAGCCGGTCTACACCGGATGGCGCTTGCTGACCGATCTGACCGCCCTCGACGGCTTTGTCCTGATCACGTTCGCCATCTCGTTTATCGTGCCGGTCGCCCAGACGCAGGCGGGGCAACGCGGCCTGGCGCTGCGGATTCACCGTCTGGGAGGCAGCGCGCAGGGCCTGGTCGTCACCGCCTGGCACGACCACGTCAACGGAACGCAGGGCCTGGTGGACGACCTGGCCGCCAGCCTCAACGCCCTGGATGCCCAGCTCAAGAACACGCCCGGCCTGTACCGCTTTCATGAACGCCAGCCCGAGGAATCGATCGACCTGGCCCTCCCGGCCCTCGACGAGGCCCTGAGCCTTATCGAATACGCGCTGGACGCCCCACCCCCCAAGGGCCTGCGGGCCGTGCGCGCCTCCCTCTCCAGCCTGCTGTCCACGTACTGCCGGGTGCATCTGCGGGTCCCGGCCCAGGCACCGCCCCTGCCCGACCTCGCCCCCCTGCGCGCCGCCGGGCTGCCCCTGCGCCCGGACGCGGAGGTCCAGGCGGCCTTTGCCACGCTGGAAGCTCGCCGCCGCACCCTGCGCAGCATGGCCGAACGCGCCGGATTCGCCTGGTCGGACGTGGAAGCCTGA
- a CDS encoding DivIVA domain-containing protein, with protein sequence MSQTPTEQAPTHSSLTPLDIGHRQFPGRPGGYDRAGVRAFLGQVADQVEALLRERQDLRARLADLERELDERRQAEDEIRRAVVAAERIGHDLRENATRQCELMIEQAQSRREVLDRDAEARMAELEAQHQVRMQELEAAFRGRFADLERDHHQLTLERDRAHAERTVYLDRAFNERHADLTARLSVVRAEYTQFVSQYRALMQSFTELSARHLPAGDDLSLPGAGAALPLDAPTRVEEQQFV encoded by the coding sequence ATGAGCCAGACCCCCACAGAGCAGGCCCCCACCCATTCGTCCCTCACGCCGCTGGACATCGGCCACCGCCAGTTTCCGGGCCGCCCCGGCGGGTACGACCGCGCCGGCGTCCGCGCCTTTTTGGGGCAGGTGGCCGATCAGGTCGAGGCCCTGCTGCGCGAACGGCAGGACCTGCGCGCCCGCCTGGCGGACCTCGAACGCGAACTCGACGAGCGCCGCCAGGCCGAGGACGAGATTCGCCGCGCGGTGGTGGCCGCCGAGCGCATCGGCCACGACCTGCGCGAGAACGCGACCCGCCAGTGCGAGCTGATGATCGAGCAGGCGCAGAGCCGCCGCGAGGTGCTCGACCGCGACGCCGAGGCGCGGATGGCCGAACTCGAGGCCCAGCATCAGGTGCGGATGCAGGAGCTGGAGGCCGCCTTCCGGGGCCGCTTCGCCGACCTCGAACGCGACCACCACCAGCTCACCCTGGAGCGCGACCGCGCCCACGCCGAGCGCACGGTGTACCTCGACCGCGCCTTCAACGAGCGGCACGCGGACCTCACCGCCCGCCTGAGCGTGGTCCGGGCCGAATACACCCAGTTCGTCAGCCAGTACCGCGCCCTGATGCAGTCCTTTACCGAACTCAGCGCCCGCCACCTGCCCGCCGGCGACGACCTGTCGCTGCCCGGCGCAGGCGCGGCCCTGCCCCTGGACGCCCCCACCCGTGTCGAGGAGCAGCAGTTCGTGTGA
- a CDS encoding YggS family pyridoxal phosphate enzyme: MSLPDVLAGIRAAEQRAGRAPGSARLVAVTKGQDLEAIREQVLAHTDLQPGGFPLGEGRAQELRDKAAQLAEEHLAGAQLPEVEWHYIGPLQLNKVKYMRPVSLIHGLEEVRQARALADAAAKWGRAPDVLLQLHNGEAQKHGIHPQDLRNVYAEVMQTGLTVRGLMVMAPEGDAEAARRVFVDTARRAHDLGLAELSMGMSNDYPLAVESGATLVRVGRSLFT; the protein is encoded by the coding sequence GTGAGCCTGCCGGACGTGCTGGCCGGCATCCGCGCCGCCGAGCAGCGGGCGGGCCGCGCCCCCGGCAGTGCCCGGCTGGTGGCCGTCACCAAGGGGCAGGACCTGGAGGCCATCCGCGAGCAGGTGCTGGCCCATACGGACCTTCAGCCGGGCGGCTTCCCGCTGGGCGAGGGCCGCGCCCAGGAACTGCGTGACAAGGCGGCCCAGCTGGCTGAGGAGCACCTTGCTGGGGCACAGCTCCCGGAGGTCGAGTGGCACTACATCGGCCCACTGCAACTGAACAAGGTCAAGTACATGCGCCCGGTGAGCCTCATCCACGGGCTGGAGGAGGTGCGGCAGGCGCGGGCGCTGGCCGACGCCGCCGCGAAGTGGGGCCGCGCGCCCGACGTGCTGCTGCAACTGCACAACGGCGAGGCGCAGAAGCACGGCATTCACCCGCAGGACCTCCGCAACGTCTACGCTGAGGTGATGCAAACAGGTCTGACGGTGCGGGGGCTGATGGTGATGGCTCCCGAGGGTGACGCGGAGGCGGCCCGGCGCGTCTTTGTGGACACCGCCCGGCGTGCCCACGACCTGGGCCTGGCCGAACTCAGCATGGGCATGAGCAACGATTACCCCCTCGCCGTCGAGAGTGGCGCGACCCTGGTGCGCGTCGGAAGGAGTCTCTTCACATGA